From the Chthoniobacterales bacterium genome, one window contains:
- the fabF gene encoding beta-ketoacyl-ACP synthase II, with amino-acid sequence MISDRRVVITGMGVVTPVGNDLETFWRHLKEGVSGIGKIQAFDVSGYDCQIAGEVRDFDPKNYFANPKEVRRTDRYTHLAMAAAKMAKDDSGIDLERVDRLRFGAIVSSGIGGLKTLEDQHSALLNKGPSRVSAFTIPMLISNMASGLISMEYGLKGPNLCIVTACATSNNAIGESWRMIKFGDADIFLAGGAEASIIPIGLAGFSAMKALSTRNQEPERASRPFDRDRDGFVMGEGAGVVVVEELEHAKARGAKIYCELTGYGLSADAYHMTAPPPDGEGAARAMKIALDHARTNASQVDYVNAHATSTGLGDICETRALKTVFGADAKTVSISSTKSMTGHLLGGAGAVEMAACALAIRDSVIPPTINLENPDPECDLDYTPNVAKEKKLRVVLNNSFGFGGHNATLVLSEFTG; translated from the coding sequence ATGATCTCGGACCGGAGAGTTGTCATCACTGGCATGGGCGTGGTTACGCCCGTGGGGAACGATCTGGAAACGTTCTGGCGCCATCTCAAGGAGGGCGTCAGCGGCATCGGCAAAATTCAGGCGTTCGATGTCAGCGGGTACGATTGCCAGATCGCGGGCGAGGTTCGGGATTTCGATCCAAAAAACTATTTCGCCAATCCGAAGGAAGTTCGCCGCACTGACCGTTACACGCACCTGGCCATGGCCGCGGCAAAGATGGCGAAGGATGACAGCGGGATCGACCTGGAGAGAGTGGACCGCCTCCGCTTTGGCGCGATCGTGAGCAGCGGAATCGGCGGCCTGAAGACGCTCGAAGACCAGCACTCGGCGCTCCTTAACAAGGGGCCGTCACGGGTCTCCGCCTTCACCATCCCAATGCTTATTAGCAACATGGCAAGCGGGCTGATTTCGATGGAATACGGATTGAAGGGACCGAATCTCTGCATCGTTACGGCCTGCGCGACCTCGAACAACGCCATTGGAGAATCCTGGCGCATGATCAAGTTTGGGGACGCGGACATCTTTCTGGCAGGTGGCGCGGAGGCATCGATCATCCCGATCGGGCTAGCGGGTTTCTCGGCGATGAAAGCGCTCAGCACGCGCAACCAGGAACCGGAGCGCGCCTCGCGCCCGTTCGACCGCGATCGCGACGGCTTCGTCATGGGCGAGGGCGCCGGCGTCGTGGTGGTCGAAGAACTCGAGCACGCGAAAGCGCGCGGAGCGAAAATTTATTGCGAGCTCACTGGTTACGGCCTGTCAGCCGACGCCTACCACATGACGGCGCCGCCGCCGGATGGCGAAGGCGCTGCCCGGGCGATGAAAATTGCGCTCGATCATGCCCGGACCAACGCCAGCCAGGTCGATTATGTGAATGCCCACGCCACCTCGACTGGACTCGGCGACATCTGTGAAACTCGCGCACTCAAGACGGTTTTCGGCGCAGACGCAAAGACGGTTTCGATTAGTTCGACCAAATCGATGACTGGCCACTTGTTAGGCGGGGCTGGCGCTGTTGAAATGGCAGCCTGCGCCCTGGCCATCCGCGATTCGGTTATTCCGCCGACGATTAACCTCGAGAATCCTGATCCCGAGTGCGACCTGGACTACACGCCCAATGTGGCGAAGGAAAAGAAGCTGCGCGTCGTGCTCAACAATTCCTTTGGGTTCGGCGGCCATAACGCCACGCTCGTCCTGTCGGAATTTACCGGGTAG
- a CDS encoding roadblock/LC7 domain-containing protein, producing the protein MNAIPCLTIDDVANLDGVLGDFLQKAEAELTVVIDRGGNVISQFGDMTVMDVTIIAALAAGSFAATKELARRIGEVEFNALYHQGNGNHIFMNSVDDDTIMITVFGRRTTVGLVRFYSASAAQNVGALLKALSKNGHGFSFDASDITAAPVFADQ; encoded by the coding sequence ATGAATGCGATCCCGTGCCTGACCATCGACGACGTCGCGAATTTGGATGGGGTGCTGGGAGACTTTCTCCAAAAGGCCGAGGCGGAGCTGACCGTGGTGATCGACCGCGGGGGCAACGTCATCTCACAGTTTGGCGACATGACGGTGATGGACGTCACAATCATCGCCGCGCTTGCGGCCGGATCGTTTGCCGCCACGAAGGAACTGGCCCGCCGGATTGGCGAAGTGGAGTTCAACGCGCTTTATCACCAGGGAAACGGCAATCACATTTTCATGAACTCGGTCGATGACGACACGATCATGATCACCGTTTTCGGACGGCGCACGACAGTTGGACTGGTGCGATTTTATTCCGCCAGCGCAGCCCAGAACGTCGGGGCTTTACTGAAGGCTCTCTCGAAAAACGGCCACGGCTTTTCTTTCGATGCTTCCGACATCACCGCGGCGCCTGTTTTCGCCGACCAGTAA
- a CDS encoding GTPase domain-containing protein, with protein sequence MSIINYASREIQFKIVYYGPALCGKTTNLGYIHKRINPENRGDLVSLATAADRTLFFDFLPLNAVVIKGFVTKFQLYTVPGQVIYNATRQLVLRSVDGVIFVADSQWEKMEENVESFKNLEDNLAKQNISIDEIPYVLQYNKRDLENVAPVNYLEYVLNNRKKRVQSFEVISSTGQNVFASLNAVSQILLHKFSKQSDAPKTAPAPVAIPVEPMPKKEGAAV encoded by the coding sequence ATGTCGATTATCAATTACGCAAGCCGAGAGATTCAGTTTAAGATCGTTTATTACGGTCCGGCGCTGTGCGGAAAGACCACGAACCTCGGTTACATCCACAAGCGCATTAATCCCGAGAACCGAGGCGATCTCGTGTCCCTGGCAACGGCGGCAGATCGCACGTTGTTCTTCGATTTCCTGCCTTTGAACGCAGTCGTGATCAAGGGATTCGTGACCAAGTTCCAGCTTTATACGGTGCCGGGTCAGGTCATTTACAACGCCACCCGGCAGCTCGTTTTGCGTAGCGTCGACGGCGTTATTTTCGTGGCCGATTCGCAATGGGAAAAGATGGAGGAAAACGTCGAGAGCTTCAAAAACCTCGAGGATAACCTGGCCAAGCAAAATATCTCGATCGACGAAATTCCTTACGTCCTCCAATACAACAAACGGGACCTGGAAAATGTCGCCCCGGTCAATTATCTCGAATACGTCCTAAACAATCGGAAGAAGCGGGTTCAAAGCTTTGAAGTTATTTCGAGCACGGGGCAAAACGTTTTCGCTTCTCTCAACGCGGTCTCACAGATTTTGTTGCACAAGTTTAGCAAACAGAGCGATGCGCCTAAGACGGCGCCCGCGCCGGTGGCGATCCCGGTCGAGCCCATGCCGAAGAAGGAAGGGGCCGCGGTATGA
- a CDS encoding roadblock/LC7 domain-containing protein, producing the protein MTIPFLSYFKRGKTDAAPKENAAAPKPVLPPLEKPSSERFSKTVMPNATRTIAPQDPFEMASRSTALGGTNGAATMVAPPPGAPRTIAFAPPSMPVVQRDLPPAVALALEPVVERVISLELGDVLAEMPAGYVKPAESIDLTRRILLKASEVERGMANGKPAVSLATVYQQVPEIFLRTVEPADASQLKLPFNKVLEQFSSLQVRADQERARAVPQVETPFLKVTLEDNQHFGTTMEPLETGDLPPVRVEPATAEAFAFAEPEPVTDATFKMPAAQPARDNRTQSPARIPFKLSPNGTDVPAPESVPASSGPSVPTSSPTPPTPTPVRIPFKMTPPSEDARPKVEPWLTAETLAVSTDKPQTPAPVAAVPPPAPIALNPKPAVAAEVKIKLALKSIVQELPPMQWSGDTGSVPEAELIEIPFALIEPQLAAGRISVTAKVFETCLPSQFRSQFQAGDPPIDVSLPLREVLKNLPTSTLRMRDDQVEQEAGANFATPFSAKAEEDAKRFNVPATPVAKPAAITPEPVAAQPEPAPAAPVEPVAPVVEAEPIELPEGKALDRPPRSPLQVALDTDDKLDGKSVVDHVNKIAGVKACAITFGDGLSLAGSLPPDVEAEGLCAMAPALMQRVENHLVDTKLGTLRSMTLSCTKGTVTFFMRENLCLGALHATIDLPAEAREKLSRVVLELSRKYSHPV; encoded by the coding sequence ATGACGATTCCTTTTCTCAGTTATTTCAAACGAGGCAAGACCGACGCCGCCCCGAAAGAGAACGCGGCAGCGCCAAAGCCTGTGCTGCCGCCGCTCGAGAAACCGAGCAGCGAGCGGTTCAGCAAGACGGTCATGCCAAATGCCACCCGCACAATTGCGCCGCAGGACCCGTTTGAAATGGCCTCACGTTCGACCGCCCTCGGGGGCACTAACGGGGCGGCTACCATGGTGGCGCCGCCGCCGGGGGCGCCCCGCACGATCGCCTTTGCCCCTCCTTCCATGCCGGTCGTGCAGCGCGACCTGCCGCCAGCCGTGGCACTCGCCCTGGAACCGGTCGTTGAGCGCGTGATCTCGCTGGAGTTAGGCGACGTCCTCGCGGAAATGCCAGCCGGTTACGTTAAACCGGCGGAAAGCATCGATCTCACGCGGCGAATTCTCCTGAAGGCATCTGAAGTCGAAAGAGGAATGGCCAACGGGAAACCGGCGGTTTCGCTCGCTACCGTTTATCAGCAGGTGCCTGAGATTTTTCTCCGCACGGTCGAACCCGCCGACGCTTCCCAACTGAAGTTGCCGTTCAATAAAGTGCTGGAGCAATTCAGCAGCCTGCAGGTTCGCGCCGATCAGGAGCGGGCCCGCGCGGTTCCGCAAGTGGAGACGCCGTTTCTGAAGGTGACGCTCGAGGACAACCAGCATTTCGGGACAACGATGGAGCCGCTCGAAACGGGAGATCTCCCGCCAGTTCGGGTCGAACCCGCTACCGCGGAAGCATTCGCCTTTGCCGAGCCGGAGCCCGTGACCGATGCCACATTTAAGATGCCGGCGGCACAACCGGCCCGAGATAACCGCACCCAATCACCCGCCCGAATTCCTTTCAAACTTTCACCGAATGGAACGGACGTGCCCGCACCTGAGAGTGTTCCAGCCTCAAGCGGGCCGTCCGTTCCGACTTCTTCACCCACGCCCCCGACCCCGACCCCGGTTCGGATTCCGTTCAAGATGACGCCGCCGTCGGAGGACGCGCGGCCGAAAGTTGAGCCTTGGCTGACCGCGGAAACTCTCGCGGTTTCGACGGATAAGCCGCAGACCCCAGCGCCCGTCGCCGCCGTCCCGCCGCCCGCGCCGATTGCGCTCAATCCCAAACCCGCTGTTGCCGCAGAGGTCAAAATCAAGCTGGCGCTCAAGTCCATCGTGCAGGAGCTGCCGCCGATGCAATGGAGCGGCGATACCGGCAGTGTCCCGGAAGCCGAGCTCATCGAGATCCCCTTTGCCCTGATCGAGCCCCAACTGGCCGCGGGCCGGATCAGCGTAACCGCGAAAGTTTTCGAAACCTGTCTGCCCTCACAGTTTCGCAGCCAATTCCAGGCCGGCGATCCCCCCATCGATGTTTCATTGCCGTTGCGAGAAGTCCTGAAAAACCTGCCCACCTCGACTTTGCGGATGCGCGACGACCAGGTGGAACAGGAAGCGGGGGCAAACTTCGCAACGCCATTTTCCGCAAAGGCGGAGGAGGACGCCAAACGTTTCAATGTGCCCGCGACGCCGGTCGCCAAGCCTGCGGCAATTACTCCTGAACCGGTGGCGGCTCAACCAGAGCCAGCGCCGGCTGCGCCGGTAGAACCGGTAGCGCCCGTAGTCGAAGCAGAGCCAATCGAGCTGCCGGAAGGAAAGGCTTTGGATCGGCCACCGCGCTCACCGCTGCAGGTCGCGCTCGATACCGACGATAAGCTCGACGGAAAGTCGGTGGTGGATCACGTTAACAAGATCGCCGGGGTCAAGGCGTGCGCGATTACTTTTGGCGACGGCCTCAGTCTGGCGGGAAGCCTGCCTCCAGACGTGGAGGCGGAAGGTCTTTGCGCGATGGCGCCTGCTCTAATGCAGCGCGTCGAGAATCATCTGGTGGATACGAAGCTAGGGACTCTCCGCAGCATGACGCTCTCGTGCACCAAGGGCACGGTCACATTTTTTATGCGCGAAAACCTTTGCCTTGGCGCGCTCCATGCAACGATCGATTTGCCGGCGGAGGCGCGCGAGAAACTCTCCCGCGTTGTCCTCGAGCTTTCCCGAAAATATTCCCACCCGGTTTAA
- a CDS encoding ATPase, T2SS/T4P/T4SS family produces the protein MRSKSFAERIADVLIEDGLLLPNQLEEATAVQQKEGGRLLKILTDKQFVTDQDMTVSMGRCLNTPLINLSKLRVPEEVMSLVPRDMAKANKLIPIARLNGKLFVAMADPTNVLAVDDVKRRVQLEVVPMIATEKSVNDALAGVHHGGAKMAEMLKQVAEDAAAASDVEVQAKKNEEIDLDRLATDSEDAPVIKIVNLILVQAVKEKASDIHIEPFQRTLKLRYRIDGELIAAESPPKALQLAITSRIKILAGLNIAERRVPQDGRFRIKVLGKEVDLRVSILPTAYGEKIVIRILDKTALTGSIDQMGMDESTLDKFKKAIDAPHGMILVTGPTGSGKTTTLYSVLQELNNPQYNIVTVEDPIEYELSGINQVSVRNDIGLDFASALRSILRQDPDIVMVGEIRDNETADIAVKAALTGHQVLSTLHTNDAAGAITRLDDMGIEPFLISSSVIMACAQRLVRRICTNCREEFVPEPEIFERLSMAAPEGAVFYHGSGCDRCKGRGYLGRVAIIEALPVSEAIRRLIIKRASSAVVKNQAISEGMRTLRMVGIDKALEGITTLEEIWRVTAEDH, from the coding sequence ATGAGAAGCAAATCTTTCGCGGAACGAATCGCCGATGTCCTGATCGAGGACGGTCTCCTCCTGCCCAATCAACTCGAGGAAGCGACCGCCGTTCAGCAAAAAGAGGGCGGACGCCTCCTGAAAATTTTGACGGACAAACAGTTCGTCACCGACCAGGACATGACGGTCAGCATGGGCCGTTGCCTGAATACGCCGCTGATCAATCTGTCGAAATTGCGGGTGCCGGAGGAAGTGATGTCGCTCGTGCCCCGCGACATGGCGAAGGCGAACAAACTCATCCCAATCGCGCGCTTGAACGGCAAGCTTTTCGTCGCCATGGCCGACCCGACGAACGTCCTCGCGGTCGACGACGTGAAGCGTCGGGTCCAGCTCGAAGTGGTCCCGATGATCGCGACGGAAAAATCCGTGAACGATGCCCTGGCGGGTGTTCACCATGGCGGCGCGAAGATGGCCGAAATGCTCAAGCAGGTCGCGGAAGACGCGGCCGCTGCGAGCGACGTGGAAGTTCAGGCGAAAAAGAATGAAGAGATCGATCTCGACCGCCTGGCGACCGACAGTGAGGACGCTCCCGTCATTAAGATCGTCAACCTGATCCTGGTCCAGGCGGTGAAGGAAAAGGCGTCGGACATCCACATTGAGCCGTTCCAGCGAACGCTGAAACTTCGTTATCGTATCGACGGCGAACTGATCGCAGCGGAGTCGCCTCCGAAAGCGCTCCAGCTGGCAATCACTTCGCGCATCAAAATTCTCGCCGGCCTGAACATTGCCGAGCGCCGCGTGCCGCAGGACGGACGTTTTCGGATCAAGGTTCTTGGGAAAGAGGTCGATCTCCGTGTCTCGATTTTGCCAACTGCGTACGGCGAAAAAATCGTCATTCGTATTCTCGACAAGACTGCCCTCACCGGCAGCATCGACCAGATGGGCATGGATGAATCCACGCTCGACAAATTCAAGAAGGCGATCGACGCGCCGCACGGAATGATCCTCGTGACCGGCCCCACCGGATCCGGAAAAACCACGACCCTTTATTCGGTCCTGCAGGAACTCAACAATCCGCAGTACAACATCGTGACGGTCGAGGACCCGATCGAATACGAGCTCTCCGGCATTAACCAGGTGTCGGTGCGCAACGACATCGGGCTCGATTTTGCTTCGGCCCTGCGCTCGATCCTGCGCCAGGACCCCGACATCGTGATGGTCGGTGAAATTCGCGATAACGAAACGGCTGACATCGCGGTGAAAGCGGCGCTGACCGGCCACCAGGTCTTGAGCACGCTGCACACGAACGATGCCGCCGGCGCCATTACCCGTCTCGATGACATGGGGATCGAGCCATTCCTGATCTCGAGCTCCGTCATCATGGCCTGCGCGCAACGACTTGTTCGGCGGATCTGCACAAATTGCCGCGAGGAGTTCGTCCCTGAACCGGAGATTTTCGAACGGCTTTCAATGGCTGCGCCGGAAGGGGCGGTCTTCTATCACGGGAGCGGCTGCGATCGGTGCAAGGGGCGCGGTTATCTTGGCCGGGTTGCGATCATCGAAGCCTTGCCGGTGAGCGAGGCGATTCGCCGTCTCATTATCAAGCGCGCTTCTTCCGCGGTCGTGAAAAACCAGGCGATCAGCGAGGGAATGCGGACGCTGCGAATGGTGGGAATTGATAAGGCGCTCGAAGGCATAACTACGCTGGAGGAAATCTGGCGCGTCACGGCCGAGGACCACTAA